The Penicillium digitatum chromosome 6, complete sequence genome contains the following window.
AGAAAGTCTTGGTGTCCAAGTAAGACCGGAACTAGCAGACAAAATCGGCGACCTGGAATTCATCCATAGACTTTTGCTGCTCAGATTGCAGGCAAGGAAGAGGCACTCGACCTTGAGGGAAACGACCTGAACTACCCGACAACGGCGAAACAAAGCGCCATTCTCCAGGCCTCGTCTAGCGTAGCAATTGTGTTTTCGGGCTTTCTCCAGGGGGCGTAACCGGCGCGGTCGAACACCATGGTCACTCCAATCAGCCATGACATGGATAATTGGACTACCCGATTCAGTAAATTTGACTGATCTGAAATTGATCCTTGTTCGTCTTCGATGGATCCATCGATTATTCGCGATAAGAGCACACTGTCAATGCCCATGTCGGGGCGGGTCCGCTCGTTATTGCCCCATCGGGACTAACCTGCTCGTTATCATGGGCCGTTATGGCGTGAGAGGCTTTTCTGGATGATCGCGGATAGATCTTACGACTTCACATTTCGAAACAAAGATCTTATAGAGCACTGGTAGTCGTTATTTGTGTGATCTTTCGCCAAATCATGGAAGTCGAACGTGTGGCTGTTATTGGTGCAGGCCCTTGTGGCCTGGGAGTCGCAAAGTACGTTTGACCATCCCTCTTCGGACAGTGCGTGAAGGCATTGATTGAAAGTCTCCAGGTATCTTCTTGCGGAAAAAAAGTTCAAGACGATCATTATGTTTGAACAGCGGGACCGACCGGGAGGTGTTTGGAATTACACCAGCGACCACGGCATCAACGATGCATCGGTGCTTTCTCATTCTAAGCCAAGCCAGGAGCCTCAACAGTCCGTGGACGGGATTTTTATTTCCCCTGTATATGACTCTCTCGAAACGAATATTCCAAAATCAATGATGCAGTTCATCGAGACTCCGTTCCCTGCGAGAGCCGCGCTATTTCCAACCCATGTCGTCGTCAAAGACTATCTCCACCAATATGCGGAGGAGTTAAAACCACTTATACGTCTGCAATCATTGATTTTGGATGTCGTCCTATCGAAAAAACACCCAAATCCAGAATGGACTGTGACGTGGTGCGATTTGAAGACTGGCGATACCTTGGTGGAACAGTTCGATGCAGTTGTAGTCGCAAATGGACATCACAATGACCCATATATTCCTGAAATCGCCGGCCTAGCTGAGTGGAATCGAGCCTACCCAGGCTCCATCATACATTCTTCCTCCTATAGACGTCCCGAACCATTTTCAAACAAGGTATGTCACCCTCCGCCCCATCACGAATCTACATATTTAGACCAGCAATAGAAAGTTATTGTCGTCGGTCACTCCGCCTCGGGAATAGACATCGCCAATCAAATTGCTCGTGTGTCAAAACACCCGCTGCTGATTTCCGAACGGACAGCAACATCGCTCTCCCCAGAACAAGCCGCCGTTGCCGACACCCTTCCGGAAATCAGCCTCCTCAGTGCCGAAGATGGTCGCGTACTGTTTGTCAATGGTCACGAAGAACGAGAGGTCGATCACATAATCTTCTGCACAGGCTATCACTTCTCTATTCCATTCTTATCGTCTCTCCAGCCACCTCTTGTCACGGATGGTGTGCGCCCTCACCATTTGTACCAGCACATCTTCTACAGCAAAGAGCCCACCCTCGCTTTGATAGGCTTCCCGCAACGGATTGTTCCATTCCCTTTCAGTCAGGCGCAAGGCGCATGGCTCGCACGCGTTCTGTCGGGACGTGTAGCGCTACCTTCGGAGATTGAAATGGAGCGGTGGATCGGGGAGTGGGCGGTTGATCACGGCGATGGACATAGCTTCAATATCCTCGCATTCCCGCTTGATGCAAATTATATCAACACCCTGTACGAGTTGAGTTCACGTGCGGAGCGGAAGGAGGGGCTGGAAAATGGCGGCCATGGTAGAAGACCGCCTTTCTGGGGCGAGAAAGAAAAGTGGACGCGGGCGAGATTCCCATTGATCAAGAATGCGGCGCAGGCACTTGGTGATAGACGAACTGAGGTTACGACAGTAGAACAGCTTGGGTTTGATTTTGACCGGGAGATTGCTCCCAACGCCGAGGTTGGGAATCCGCGTCTGTAGATATCTTCGTATCACAGAGAGAGAATCAAGATGCTAATGAAATTTAATGATGAATAtgacgttttttttttcattccgGGCATTTCAGATCCTACATCTCCCAAAAATTCATCCACTGCGTTTCTAACAGGGTTTCACCCATGTCGTTCTCTGCTGGGGTCAAAGTGCCGTTGTGCGCAAGATTGAGCCGAGGACCCTGGATTCCAATTCCTAGCCCGGCACTCAAACTATCCATGGTAAACGTTTGATGAGAAACCCTTCGCTCCGCAAGATTTGACCTTAACGGCCAGAGATAAAAGCTTGCCTCGCCCATGGTTTGACTTAGCAATGCTTCCAGATCGTCTTGGATGGATTGTAGCCCTACTTCAGTATCTAAACCTGACGTGGCTATCACAGAAGACCCGGACAACTGGCTTCGTGCTACCAATGGGCTGTTTGGCTTCGTAGGGATATCTGCAAGGCGACGCAGAATTCGACACGCTTCATGAGCAGCTGCCCAGGAAGGTGGAAAGTATTCGAGCAAGGTTGCGAGAAGCGGAATCTCGGGGATATCGTCACAAGCCGGAGCCCATTGGCGACAACAATAGAGAAAAATTACAGCCAATGAAAGCAGGCGACAGAGTGTGATCCAGTTCATAGGCAGATGTCGGTGGTCATGCAGTATGAGACTCAGTCGAATGTACTGTTGCGCAGCACCCTGGAGATTTGACACGTTCTGTTCGGTTGCCGAGTCTCCTTGTGCAGGAGTGTACAACAAGAGAAGTAGGTTCTGGTAACGGACATTTAGCCAGGTGATGGTAGTATGAAAGGGAAGCTGGTCTGGTTCGAACAGTGTGGAGCTGGATAATAGACAGCCCTGGGTATACCAGTCTTCGATTTGGAGTCGGAGGTCTTGGGTACTGGTAGATGGGTTTGGATCATAGATAGCGTTGACAATGCGTGTCTCGAGTTGTCGCAGAGAAATCATATGTCGGCTAACCTGCAAGGCTATTGCGTATAGATGTCCTTCCTCCGAGCCGTATTCATGAATCATGATGCTCGGTAGTGGTACTTTCATTACATTGTCGGGAAAGGCAAAGGGCAGTCCATAGGATATGCTGATCATGCGAGTGAACACATAGACTGACCAACCAAGCCGGCGACGGAGCTCCAGCGCCCGAGGTGACAAGGCCTGGCAACTGGGAGGCTCATTCATCAATCCGACTGCTAGAGCATGGTTGGTGAGGACACCAGCAATGGCTCGCGGGTCTTGGCCACCAGGTTTGAATAAGAGATATAAGCCAAGAAGGAGTAATGTGCCTGCCGATTGTTCATCCACTCGAGACACACACTCACAGAGTACCGTCTTGAGACACGGCTGGAAATCTCGCTCCTCGATATTTTGCACTTCCCGAGCCCGCTGCAAGGTTGTGAAACCGATAGCCATTATCATGTAGAGGCGGTTCGGCAGAGCCGATTGGGAGAGAAGACCATTTTTGGCTTCATTATTGCAAAGGATGTCGAAATCTTGAAGAACATACTCGCTATCCATAAACGGGTATGTGCGATGAACGTGTCGAAAATAAGCCTGTAAGCACTTGCGACTTGCCGCAACGGAAAGAGACACATTCTCTACACCCTTGGAGGGGCAACTCTCTTCAACCCCACTCTCGCTGCACTCCATCTGCATGATCGCCCGAGCAGGTGGAGACTGGGCTGGACTGCCCAAGGCCATGTCCCGCCCAGTCTCGATTGACTCGATCGGCGATCTACCATCCGGAAGTACATCATTCACAAGCCGGCTCAGCCAGTCAATACGTGACCGCAATTCACGCTCACGCGTATACGGACTCGCAGAGTCCTCCTTCAAAGAGCAAGGCACCCAAGCAATCTGGCATTGCTCACAGGATCCGTCAGCAGTTCGGGAGCACCGCTTCTTTTGTTGGCGACAGCGGCGACATGCGGGCACAGAGGACCGTCGGCCATTAGCATTGGTGGGTCTTTCGTGTCGGGTTATTCTCTCCGGTTTGGAAGCATTTCGATGGACCCGGAATCGATGCACGGCGCCCTCCATGATTGTCAGATGGAAAGGGTCGTCGGAGAGATAGCGCGATAATCAACCAACGGAGCACGCCATCTCTCCCCCAAACTGGAATTATTCATCGGTTCCGCACCGCGTTGTATCTTCAAAAACACTCTTCAATTTTGTCGAAATGGCTTCTCACAATCGTATTTCTCACTCGAAAGAAATCTCATCGTGGTATCCGAAACCTAAGCGAAGGCTACTCCAATGCGATCCGATTTGACGGGCTCAACATCGCCAATTGAAGCCTGGCAACAAGGCGACGTCACCGGTATCTCTTGCGTATGCAGTATCTGGGATGGTTATGCCGTGAGATAACCAGCGTGGTACTATGGAAGATATGGGTCGAAGAGCACTCCAACCTCATCTTACAAGCGCATTCTTTTTGTGACATTTCCCCAAGCAGGGTGCGATGGAAAAACGACAGCTCTACTCTACCGGAAAACTACAGCCGGTGTCAAAGACCAAATTGATAACTTGCGCGTTTTTCGTGACCTGGACGTGCGCAATACAACTCAGctacaacatgctgaacaaATCTAGGATAGGGTAAGACGAGATCCGCGACTCGGGTCTCACTGGTTTCGGTGTATAAGTTGTTGATTTATCGCGCGTCGGACAGGAGACTAACGAAGACATGATCGAGCACGCGACTAAACTCCCTTCGGCTACATATTGCAGGGCGGTCATCGCAATCCTCTGCGCAGTATATCGAACCATGACCTATAGCTCATTCGTATGAAGGGTAAGCTTTTTGCAATTTGTCATTTTAGACCGTATATAGCCAAGGGCAATAAGCCGACTGTCGATAGTTACGTTGTTGCGATGGACTTTGGCATCGACTTGGTTGGCGAGGAGCTGGTCGGTGTGGGTTCAGATGCTATTGAAAGCCATGCTTGACCAAGTGATCTTATGATCCGGAGTAATCGCGGCAAGCTTCATGCGCATCAGCTCACGCCCTGGGGTAGTTAGACTGTTGTAAAGTCTCTGGGTCCGTTGAAGGAACGGCCGGAATTGGCCAATGCCATGGCTAGGGTAGGCTGGCCGAAATCAAAGATTGAGAAAGTGGCGGGGATGAACTGGCTTACTTACGTGGAGGTGATCTTTGGCGAGAAATTCATTGAAATCGTAGGGTTTCTATCATTTCCATTACTCCATTATACATGTGCCAGAGCCTTCTATTTCACAAATTCAGCAGAAGCACCCCATCCTCCTCCACCAGGACTATTTATTTGCATGATTTCCCCTGCTTGCAGGGTGAGAGCAGCCTTTCCACTCAGAGAGAGTCTCTCCAACGCTGTCTTTCCATCATTCCACTTGAATGCGTAGTTCTTTCCCACAGAGCCAGGTTGACCTCCGCTCATTCCATAGGGAGCAAAGACTCGTCTGTCACTGAGAATGCTGAATTTAAGCGGAATTCTAGCCTCAATCTCACGGACTGCACCGTTACCCCCTTTATACGTGCCAGCACCACCGGTATTGGGATTGATGGAGTGTCTGCGAATGATCACAGGAGTTCGCTTTTCAACGACCTCCGCATCTGTAATTTTGGTGTTTGTGGAGTGAGCCTGAACGGCATGTTCCCCGTTCCAGCTGGGACCGGCGCCGCAACCGCCTCCGACGGCTTCGCCATAATTCCATCCAGGTTCAACGATCCCAGTGGCGGGATCTCTACCTCCCATACCCCAGCCGAAGCTGTTCGCACAACCTGAGAATGCCGCGCAGCATTCGAATGCTCGCAAGATTGTATCGACAATGCGCTGGCTTGCCAGGGTACTACCACAAACCGCCACGGCAGCAGTGGGTCTTAGAATTGATCCTATGGGGATGCGGATGTCTATCGGCGATAGACAGCCATCATTTAGAGGAATATCGGCGTCGACCAGACATCTGATACTGTAGATGACGGCTGAATGGGTGATGGATATTGGGCAGTTGTAATTTCCCCATATTTGTGGCCCAGTTCCCGCGAAATCAAATACTGCTCCACCAGCTTCGTCGATTGAGATTGAAACTTTGAGAACGGTTCCATCGTCAAAATGATCGCTGGCCGTCAAGGGCATGGCCTTAGTTCGGGAAACCTTCTTGAGGTATTCCCTGACAGCCGTTTCCGAATTCATCTGGATGGCATTCATGTAACGGTGCACAAAGGGGAAACTGAACT
Protein-coding sequences here:
- a CDS encoding Dimethylaniline monooxygenase, putative produces the protein MEVERVAVIGAGPCGLGVAKYLLAEKKFKTIIMFEQRDRPGGVWNYTSDHGINDASVLSHSKPSQEPQQSVDGIFISPVYDSLETNIPKSMMQFIETPFPARAALFPTHVVVKDYLHQYAEELKPLIRLQSLILDVVLSKKHPNPEWTVTWCDLKTGDTLVEQFDAVVVANGHHNDPYIPEIAGLAEWNRAYPGSIIHSSSYRRPEPFSNKKVIVVGHSASGIDIANQIARVSKHPLLISERTATSLSPEQAAVADTLPEISLLSAEDGRVLFVNGHEEREVDHIIFCTGYHFSIPFLSSLQPPLVTDGVRPHHLYQHIFYSKEPTLALIGFPQRIVPFPFSQAQGAWLARVLSGRVALPSEIEMERWIGEWAVDHGDGHSFNILAFPLDANYINTLYELSSRAERKEGLENGGHGRRPPFWGEKEKWTRARFPLIKNAAQALGDRRTEVTTVEQLGFDFDREIAPNAEVGNPRL
- a CDS encoding Fungal transcriptional regulatory protein, N-terminal, which gives rise to MEGAVHRFRVHRNASKPERITRHERPTNANGRRSSVPACRRCRQQKKRCSRTADGSCEQCQIAWVPCSLKEDSASPYTRERELRSRIDWLSRLVNDVLPDGRSPIESIETGRDMALGSPAQSPPARAIMQMECSESGVEESCPSKGVENVSLSVAASRKCLQAYFRHVHRTYPFMDSEYVLQDFDILCNNEAKNGLLSQSALPNRLYMIMAIGFTTLQRAREVQNIEERDFQPCLKTVLCECVSRVDEQSAGTLLLLGLYLLFKPGGQDPRAIAGVLTNHALAVGLMNEPPSCQALSPRALELRRRLGWSVYVFTRMISISYGLPFAFPDNVMKVPLPSIMIHEYGSEEGHLYAIALQVSRHMISLRQLETRIVNAIYDPNPSTSTQDLRLQIEDWYTQGCLLSSSTLFEPDQLPFHTTITWLNVRYQNLLLLLYTPAQGDSATEQNVSNLQGAAQQYIRLSLILHDHRHLPMNWITLCRLLSLAVIFLYCCRQWAPACDDIPEIPLLATLLEYFPPSWAAAHEACRILRRLADIPTKPNSPLVARSQLSGSSVIATSGLDTEVGLQSIQDDLEALLSQTMGEASFYLWPLRSNLAERRVSHQTFTMDSLSAGLGIGIQGPRLNLAHNGTLTPAENDMGETLLETQWMNFWEM